AATCTGCACAAAGTGCCCTCATAAGTGACGCATTTGTCTTGGCATAACACACAGCACCCCATGGATACTTCCCAAACTCTTCAAGGTCTTCCGCCAACTTCAAATATCGCATGTCAATGTGGACATGTTTTTCATTGCCCAACAGCACAAACACAGCAAAGTATACAAATCCGAGCTTCAATACATCGTCCGCATCAGCGCATTCGAGGAAGGCCTTTTCTAATTCCAAAAGGTTGACAGTTTTATCGTTGCCAAAGTACTTCCTTTTCAATGAGCAGTTCTCATTAGTGGGAATCGGAATAAAGGGAAGGTTTCCAAACCTTAGCCCTGTCACGATGCAAAATTGCTGCGCCGTGAATTGGATCACCTTATTGCCAACGATGAATTTGATC
This Prunus dulcis unplaced genomic scaffold, ALMONDv2, whole genome shotgun sequence DNA region includes the following protein-coding sequences:
- the LOC117613774 gene encoding uncharacterized protein LOC117613774, which encodes MVAQIKWMIAAEEKFQGKALSLSHTKTAISTIKEKFSEQQLQRFEESCFGHLLLIEDLKWTSPIVHGLLLRKVDPKTVSQLNGIKFIVGNKVIQFTAQQFCIVTGLRFGNLPFIPIPTNENCSLKRKYFGNDKTVNLLELEKAFLECADADDVLKLGFVYFAVFVLLGNEKHVHIDMRYLKLAEDLEEFGKYPWGAVCYAKTNASLMRALCADYQRVKVPKKAAKTKIFEKKEKTTATGRPRE